One Gossypium hirsutum isolate 1008001.06 chromosome A11, Gossypium_hirsutum_v2.1, whole genome shotgun sequence genomic window carries:
- the LOC107898693 gene encoding probable sphingolipid transporter spinster homolog 2 isoform X1: MVPPSSSMDPSPPPSWFTPKRLLIIFCVINMINYVDRGAIASNGVNGSSETCDDKGICKSGSGIQGEFDLTNFQDGLLSSAFMVGLLVASPIFASLAKSYNPFRLIGVGLSVWTLSVAGCASAFSFWFIAICRMLVGVGEASFISLAAPFIDDNAPVSQKTAWLAMFYMCIPTGIAVGYVYGGYVGGHFHWRYAFWGEALLMLPFAVFGFLVKPLQLKGFSPVESKKALASVETVSSVTDVADSKASKLDGRMLVGGDGIIGDKLSKTSKSESIHNILNQLSRFAKDVKVLLVDKVYVVNVFGYIAYNFVIGAYSYWGPKAGYNIYHMKSADMLFGGVTIVCGILGTISGGFILDRMGATISNAFILLSGATFLGAISCFSAFCLRSLYGFIVLFAVGELLVFATQAPVNYVCLHCVRPSLRPLSMAISTVSIHIFGDVPSSPLVGILQDHINNWRDTALILTSILFLAAGIWFIGVFLHAVDKSNDGSQPVSTPRITSRKPLLDGNVDESLCEV; encoded by the exons ATGGTTCCTCCCTCCTCCTCTATGGatccttctcctcctccttccTGGTTCACTCCCAAACG gTTGTTGATTATATTTTGTGTGATTAACATGATAAATTATGTGGATCGAGGAGCCATAGCAAGTAATGGTGTAAATGGGAGTAGTGAGACTTGTGATGACAAGGGAATTTGCAAATCCGGTAGTGGAATTCA GGGAGAATTTGACTTGACTAACTTTCAAGATGGTCTCTTATCGTCTGCATTCATGGTTGGGCTTCTCGTGGCATCTCCAATATTTGCTTCCTTAGCAAAGAG CTACAACCCTTTTAGGCTTATTGGAGTTGGATTATCTGTTTGGACCTTGTCTGTAGCTGGATGTGCTAGTGCATTTTCCTTTTGGTTTATTGCGATATGCCGAAT GCTGGTTGGTGTTGGAGAAGCTTCTTTCATAAGTCTTGCAGCTCCATTTATTGATGACAATGCTCCTGTTTCTCAG AAAACGGCTTGGCTTGCAATGTTTTATATGTGCATACCTACTGGAATTGCTGTTGGATATGTTTATGGTGGATAT GTAGGGGGCCATTTCCACTGGCGCTATGCATTCTGGGGAGAGGCATTGTTGATGCTTCCATTTGCTGTTTTTGGCTTTTTGGTTAAACCTTTGCAGTTGAAAG GTTTTTCTCCTGTTGAATCCAAAAAAGCATTGGCATCTGTGGAGACAGTTTCTTCTGTAACTGATG TTGCAGATTCAAAGGCATCAAAACTAGATGGTCGTATGTTGGTTGGAGGTGATGGTATCATTGGTGACAAATTGAGTAAAACTTCCAA GTCGGAAAGCATACACAATATTTTGAATCAGCTCTCTCGGTTTGCAAAAGACGTGAAAGTGCTTTTGGTGGATAAAGTTTATGTTGTAAatgtttttg GTTACATTGCATACAACTTTGTCATTGGAGCATACTCTTATTGGGGACCAAAGGCTGgttataatatttatcatatg AAGAGTGCAGATATGTTGTTTGGAGGGGTTACAATTGTATGTGGGATTTTAGGAACAATATCTGGTGGCTTCATCCTAGATCGCATGGGTGCTACAATATCTAATGCTTTTATT CTTCTTTCAGGTGCAACATTTCTGGGTGCAATATCTTGCTTCTCTGCTTTCTGTCTCAGGAGCTTGTATGGTTTTATAGTTCTTTTTGCTGTGGGTGAATTACTTGTTTTTGCAACTCAG GCTCCAGTCAATTATGTATGTCTCCATTGTGTAAGACCGAGTTTGAGACCATTATCTATGGCAATCTCTACTGTATCGATTCACATATTTGGCGATGTACCTTCCTCACCACTTGTTGGGATTCTTCAG GATCATATTAACAATTGGAGGGACACTGCACTTATTTTGACCTCTATTCTCTTTCTTGCTGCTGGAATATGGTTTATAG GTGTCTTCCTACATGCCGTCGACAAGTCTAATGATGGAAGTCAACCAGTCTCTACACCCAGAATAACTAGTAGGAAGCCATTGCTTGACGGAAACGTGGATGAAAGTTTGTGTGAAGTGTAA
- the LOC107898693 gene encoding probable sphingolipid transporter spinster homolog 2 isoform X2, with protein MVPPSSSMDPSPPPSWFTPKRLLIIFCVINMINYVDRGAIASNGVNGSSETCDDKGICKSGSGIQGEFDLTNFQDGLLSSAFMVGLLVASPIFASLAKSYNPFRLIGVGLSVWTLSVAGCASAFSFWFIAICRMLVGVGEASFISLAAPFIDDNAPVSQKTAWLAMFYMCIPTGIAVGYVYGGYVGGHFHWRYAFWGEALLMLPFAVFGFLVKPLQLKGFSPVESKKALASVETVSSVTDDSKASKLDGRMLVGGDGIIGDKLSKTSKSESIHNILNQLSRFAKDVKVLLVDKVYVVNVFGYIAYNFVIGAYSYWGPKAGYNIYHMKSADMLFGGVTIVCGILGTISGGFILDRMGATISNAFILLSGATFLGAISCFSAFCLRSLYGFIVLFAVGELLVFATQAPVNYVCLHCVRPSLRPLSMAISTVSIHIFGDVPSSPLVGILQDHINNWRDTALILTSILFLAAGIWFIGVFLHAVDKSNDGSQPVSTPRITSRKPLLDGNVDESLCEV; from the exons ATGGTTCCTCCCTCCTCCTCTATGGatccttctcctcctccttccTGGTTCACTCCCAAACG gTTGTTGATTATATTTTGTGTGATTAACATGATAAATTATGTGGATCGAGGAGCCATAGCAAGTAATGGTGTAAATGGGAGTAGTGAGACTTGTGATGACAAGGGAATTTGCAAATCCGGTAGTGGAATTCA GGGAGAATTTGACTTGACTAACTTTCAAGATGGTCTCTTATCGTCTGCATTCATGGTTGGGCTTCTCGTGGCATCTCCAATATTTGCTTCCTTAGCAAAGAG CTACAACCCTTTTAGGCTTATTGGAGTTGGATTATCTGTTTGGACCTTGTCTGTAGCTGGATGTGCTAGTGCATTTTCCTTTTGGTTTATTGCGATATGCCGAAT GCTGGTTGGTGTTGGAGAAGCTTCTTTCATAAGTCTTGCAGCTCCATTTATTGATGACAATGCTCCTGTTTCTCAG AAAACGGCTTGGCTTGCAATGTTTTATATGTGCATACCTACTGGAATTGCTGTTGGATATGTTTATGGTGGATAT GTAGGGGGCCATTTCCACTGGCGCTATGCATTCTGGGGAGAGGCATTGTTGATGCTTCCATTTGCTGTTTTTGGCTTTTTGGTTAAACCTTTGCAGTTGAAAG GTTTTTCTCCTGTTGAATCCAAAAAAGCATTGGCATCTGTGGAGACAGTTTCTTCTGTAACTGATG ATTCAAAGGCATCAAAACTAGATGGTCGTATGTTGGTTGGAGGTGATGGTATCATTGGTGACAAATTGAGTAAAACTTCCAA GTCGGAAAGCATACACAATATTTTGAATCAGCTCTCTCGGTTTGCAAAAGACGTGAAAGTGCTTTTGGTGGATAAAGTTTATGTTGTAAatgtttttg GTTACATTGCATACAACTTTGTCATTGGAGCATACTCTTATTGGGGACCAAAGGCTGgttataatatttatcatatg AAGAGTGCAGATATGTTGTTTGGAGGGGTTACAATTGTATGTGGGATTTTAGGAACAATATCTGGTGGCTTCATCCTAGATCGCATGGGTGCTACAATATCTAATGCTTTTATT CTTCTTTCAGGTGCAACATTTCTGGGTGCAATATCTTGCTTCTCTGCTTTCTGTCTCAGGAGCTTGTATGGTTTTATAGTTCTTTTTGCTGTGGGTGAATTACTTGTTTTTGCAACTCAG GCTCCAGTCAATTATGTATGTCTCCATTGTGTAAGACCGAGTTTGAGACCATTATCTATGGCAATCTCTACTGTATCGATTCACATATTTGGCGATGTACCTTCCTCACCACTTGTTGGGATTCTTCAG GATCATATTAACAATTGGAGGGACACTGCACTTATTTTGACCTCTATTCTCTTTCTTGCTGCTGGAATATGGTTTATAG GTGTCTTCCTACATGCCGTCGACAAGTCTAATGATGGAAGTCAACCAGTCTCTACACCCAGAATAACTAGTAGGAAGCCATTGCTTGACGGAAACGTGGATGAAAGTTTGTGTGAAGTGTAA